DNA from Rosa rugosa chromosome 6, drRosRugo1.1, whole genome shotgun sequence:
aatggggtaaatggacaaaaacccatagTAGTAAGTAACAATCTGAAAGACATACAAATGACCCTCAATCAAGCAAGCATTTTACACATTCATAGACATCACAATAATTTAAAGAGCAGACTTCTAAATGGTTAGTTTATGAGGCACAATAGAAAGCCGATCATAGTTGAGAGAAACCCATATTATCTTTTGACTTTTGATCTGCAAACACAATTATAGATTGACCCAAGGATTGAAATTTCTCCGAAACTACCAAAATTTCTGTAATTTTGAAATACCAAGacaaaattcatatgctatatcatttttGTCAGAAATTTCTCGAAATTTTCCATTCAGTTCCtcgaaattcttaatttttgaAATATCTACACTTATATAGCATATATaaaaaattcacaccgaaattttATATGTAACCGACAATTAGTTTTACTTCATAGAGAAAATATTGCCTTTTGATTTCATCTGCAATCAAGGTTGAATACTCCCGAAATTATCAATatcaaaattcatgtacttgggagtagtattgtatgatactaaatggaaGCAGTCCAACCAGCTGGATCGAATCACATTCTAATAACTCTTATTATTGATACCTTATAGTGATTTTTTATattcattttgttgttgtttgcctcaaaatcatCTTGGCCCGAATTAGAGGCCGAGAGACTTGCGTCCAATTGTTCTTCTGAATTGCACGAGCGTGCAAACTCATGGCAAATTAGCAAGTGAGATTTTGATTAATATTTGTGCTTGATCTGACTTCTTCAAgtgattgtgggccgaggaGTGGACTGTCTCAGCCACTAGGTTCGTATGCCTTAACAAGGACTTTCAGCGTTTTCACCGACCTtgttgcttcttcttttttgtgatttttttatATGTTGTGGAAAAATAAAATGCGTGAAGTAAATGAGCAAGAAAGTAAATATCTTAAAGAACAAATAATGTAAAAGGCTGAAAGGTAAAGTGTGAGAAGAAAAATTGCGGAATGTAAGAAAGCGATAAAGATCTTTACTAGGCTAGAGTAAGAATGAAAAGATATTGTCTAGAATTTTATGTATTGAAATTGAGTTGTGTTGGTGGGGGACCACTTACAATGAGATAGAGGGTTGTATTTATACAATTACAAACATAAGCTTTAAGAAGGAAAGAACAATTAAATTAAATGAATAAGAATAATCATCGAAATTAAGATGCCATTAtgcttgatttgtttttaattcTGCAATATTGTCTTCAATGCCTTCAAACTCAATAAAATCTCTACATTAATTATTCTAAGAAATAATTACTTTTTCTTTCCATTCAAATTTCTTCacctatagtttttttttttttttttttttatcttatgtaaAAGAGAATAAAAGGATTTCACTCATACGCATAGTGACCCGACCCGCTATTCAAGGCTAAACCGACCTGAACTCTCGGGCCAAACCGTTGATACGACCCGTTGACAACCCAGAAGGGCAAATCCGACAGAGAACTTGGGGAAGATAACCCAACGTCCCTTTATGTATGTGGCCGGAGCAACCCGAAAACCCAAACCACACACCACCACCATGTGGTCATCCCACTACCTGTCCCCGCCAACACCACTCCACCCTCTCATCCCTCTTCCCCTCACCGTCGTCTCCGCCAAGTCTCAGCCACAACCAGGCCAAGACTTGGGAGGCTTAGGCCGTTCATTTCTCacaaaactcaaacccaaccccaAACCCACCAATATTACCGCCGTCCCAAAACAGCAGAAGCAGAAACAAGAGGACAGCAGTCGCCAGATAAGCGGGTCAGAAGTGCTTTTCGCTATGCAGAAAGCAGCTGCCAAGAAACGAAAAGAGACTCGGAAGAAGAAAACGAAGACGAGTGCGGAGGGGTTATCGTCTGCGGGCAGGCACagggaagaggaggaggatgaaGTGGACTATAGCAAAGTGAGGCCCTTGTGTTTGAAGAGTGATTGGGGAAGAAGATTGGATGAGTTGGAAATGCGTCTTCAGCAGCTTTCTTCCAAGACCATTTGAACCTTTCAGTAACTTTCGCAGAAATAAATGTGTATAACACATTTATTTGATCAATGTTTGTAATTACTAGGTTATATTCTGGCTTTGATGGCACTTCATTCTGTTTGGTATTATATTTGTCATCTCGTGAATAGAAACTCCTACTTATAAATAGAAGACGTTGTCACAATCAATCGCAGATTCTATCATCTTTACATTTTATgagatttttttctttcttttgtaagGTTATTTATTGTTCATTTGTCAACATGACACTTCTTCTTGCTTGGTACAAGACTATAAGTTGCaataattgttattgtgctCACAAACAAGGATCTTCCGCTTACAAATAGAAGATTTACATCACAATCAATCGGAATCTTCACGTTTAatgggaaaaagaaagaaaaaaaaaattgatggacATTTTGGGATAGGTGATTGAATACAGTTCATTTGTCAAGATTATTTTCTTTCCTCATTCATTCTTGTTGGGCAGCCTTGACTTTCTTTGGTGTATTAAATTTGTTGTCCTCTGGATTAAACATTTTGTTGTGTTTGGAGGTGAATCTGGACTTCTTTACATATTAGTTTATGACAGCCTCCTATCTTTGAACTTCAATTTGATAATTGAATTGAAAAGCTTACTTTACTTGACTTCTTTGATCTGCCATTTACAGAAGAAACAAAGTAGTTGATACTGATAattttaatcaaaaaaaaaaaaaagtagttgaTACTATATGAAATGGATACTACGAGACTGTTGTTATTGGTTTCTTATGATAAAGAATCTATTTCCCCAACCAAAATTGCACACATGGATGGCCCATTTCTCGAGTTATGTTTTATGATGATTACAATATGAAACGGACATTGACACATTGTAGCTTACTTGGTGAGGGTTTAGGTTGGGGAATTGGCTAAGAAAGTAAGAATGAGTGACAATTGGGGTAGGGAGATTAGAGTCTCCTTGGACAATCATTAAAGGGTTCTATAGCGGCAAGATTACAGATCCAAATGAAAAAGAGAAATCAAGAAAAGAACTAGAATCTTTCATTTTGGAAACCATTTCATGGGTTCTTTCTTACAGTCGAAAAATCCTCAAAGGTCGCTCAAAAGTCGAGACTACGAAATTCAAACCTGGAGTCCCGGCTAGTTCTACGAAATGCACTAGCAAAAGGTCAAATTCCATTTCTTGTAGGTGTCAAACAAAATGCCAAACAAATAGATAAGTTAATGCACAAGAGACAATTCCTAGAATCTCAATTTCTCAAGCATTTTCCTTTTGGCCAAACATCTAAAGCTTTGAGACACCAACATGAAGGAATAACTCATCTTTCCTAATCCTAGCCACCTTTTTCTTTCGCCCCCCGTCTTTACCATAGAACAAAGAGCAACAAGGTAGAGGGGTTCTGTTATTTTTGTTTGAAGTAACATGTCATACCAATCAATCACAACAGGCTTTTACCCAACCCAGAAAAGGAGCCTCATCTGTTGAAACTAATAAGGCCGGTATCTCCTGCCACGATTGCCTTCATCGCTGCTACCACCTCCTCTCCCTGGTTGTCCACTCGGACCATTGTTTCGATCCCCTCTTCGAGGCCGAGGAGGTGGCATCTGTACCCCAGGCTGCTGACTGCAAAATATTAACTTCTATGAGACATTTTTAAATAAATCTTTACATTTTGTTTAGATTTACTTTTAGAGGACAAAATGGCAACTTACAGAACATAGCCTATTCGACCATCTGGTAGAACCATTGGCACCATCTGCATTCCTGATGGCATTGGCCCTCTACCATATATCATTGGCTGTTCATGTATGGAATGCGTTAGAAGAAACTCGACTGAGGACCAATAGAGACAAGAGGACGAGAGAACCAATATAAATTTCAGTGTGATACCTGCTGAAATGCTGGGGTAACACCAAATCCAGCGCCTGCAGAGCCGTATGGATTTCCAGCAAACCCACCATACCCTGGGTGTGGAGCATGATTTGTGTGAGGCCCAGCATTGTAGGGATAAGCCCCATCAGATTTTTTATCAGTCTGAGGCTTCGCAAGAACAACCTCTAGTGGATGGCCTGCAAACAAATCCCCCTTGATATAGTTATTGGAGACGCTATGAACTGAACAAAGAAATAAAGAACACAAGACCAGTGTCTACTGAACAAGTTCCCCATATTTTCTACAAAAATCAACTAAACATGCAATAGTAAGAACACgcttaattatttacaaaatttGATATTTGTAGACCACAATGATGAAAAGAATACAGTAGAATGGATACTTATTTGATGTCCATACATAATTAGTATAGCACCACATCCTACATAATGAAAGAACATTATAGCTCTGGGTCATATTTGGATATATACTAGTTGTACGACATAATTGCTGTCAGAAAACAGGCTACAACCCCCTATATTTTGCCAAAAGAGAAGAATCttcaaaaaaattgtctttttatcTACTTGACTTTGAGGCATATTTCAAGTCATAATCGAGGGTTTCCAAAATTGGCTCAGTGAATTAACCGGCAATTGTATGTGCTCAACTTAGCATCAGCTACATATATGTATGCATGTGCATATGCATATGTCATTTCTACACAATATAAACTAGAAATAACATGTAAACGAGATGTGTATCTTGATGATCTTAAATTCCCAACAAGCCCAAGTGGAGGTGTGTAAAACATACCATCAATTTCATATTTCTCACTATCTTTAACAGCCTTCAGAGCACTTGACCTTTCAGCATAGTGTACAAATCCAAAATCCCGTTTGCCTTGACCACCTTTGCCAGGTGGCATAACTACTTTTATCACTTCACCATGGCGCTGGAATATTTCCTTCAGCGTTTCAGTGCTAGTGTTCTCAGGAATGTTTTTCACATAAAGAGCCTTCACCTGAGAATAGTATATGAGCTTATAAGTAAGCAAATCACAAGTAGCAAAGCAGGCTCTGTAACGAAAACATGATCTGAAAGttttaatagaaaaataaatgtAGCATCAACAGTAAAGTTGATACCAAGCCTTACACTACATACACCAATAAACTTTAGAAGAGAATTGAAATAAACAAAGGTTCAAATGAATTCAACAACTACAAAATGTAAGTAGAACATATACATAGATTCATTAATATATAAAGCAAACAGGAAACAGCCCATTTTGACATTCTATCCTTTAATttctaaaacaaaagtccacacTGTACTTCAAAGGTGAAAAACAATGTGAATATAATTTACATGAAGACAAAAATTTCACAAGAAAGAACAAACTATTACAGTCCTCCCCACTCTCCCCACAAAAAAGAGTAAGTCCCCATTGTTAGTTACCAATATAACAAAACTTAGTCAACAGTTATCACATGTTTAATAGAGAAAGAGTGCTGGTATTGATCTATAAAAGCCAAGTGTTGAACTTAAATGAGAATCCTATGAGTGATTCAGAAATTCGGAAGGCAAGGATGTGTTGCACAAGATTCCTATATTAAATGCCACCTTGCAACTTCCCAATAGCTTAAATGTTTGAGACATGCTATCTCATAATCTCATATGCTTCCTTAAAACCTTTTCTTTAttcccttctttttctttaaaaaaaagaaaaaagaatccaTAAGCAATTGATTAAGCCTGAATAACCTATCATTTCCAGCTGAATATACCTGAGCAGCAGCAGAGTGATCAGATGTACTTTTTGGATCAGCCCAGGTCACAGTTGGGGTATTTCCCTCCAGCTTAAAActtgaatttgacattttttgTCTTGAATAATCAGCACAGGCATTGTTGTaatacaaaacaaaagcaaaaccGCGATTTCTACTTGGATTTTGAGGATCCTgcaattaataaaagaaaatttcgGTAAATATGTTACACCTTGCCACTATTAACCCACTTAAAAGTAAAATAGATGGACTCAAAATCTAACCTTTATCAGCTCAATGTGCTCAACTCCAGGACCAACCTCTTCAATAACTTTTCGAAACTCATCCTCGGTCCAGATTTTTGGAACATTACCAATGAACAGTCTATGTTTTGTTTCGGAAATTGAACATCTTAAAGTCTTACCCTGCAGAGATGAAACACATTATAAATGGCAACCAAGCTGGACCTATCTTAAAAGAGGAAAAGAGGTGAAATTGTTTATATGAAACACTATCATTACCTTAAATGCTTTATTATGTAATTCTTCAATAGCCGTTTGTGCAACCTCTTTAGACTTGAATCCTATGAATGCATAACCTTTGCTCTCACCAGTTTCCCTGTCTTGCATTAATCTTATCTGCAAAATGATTGAAAAATCAAATTCTCATTCCAAGCAGCACCCAGGTCAATCCAAAAAGAAGGCTAAAGCAAACAAAAGGTCACAATTCTGACCTCAAGAATTTCGCCTATTTCACTGCATAGCTCCCTCAACTCTTCTTCTGAGGCATCTTTAGGAAGGCCACCAATGAAAACTTCAGACCCATAAGGAGGAAGGGCAAGCAGTTGAGcatgcttctctttctcctcctGACTGAGAGAAGCAGAAGGTTTCTCTTCATCTTCCACCAACTCACCACCGTTTTCGCTTCCATATGGTTCTGGAGAATGCTCTTTCTCGCTAGCCCCGGTTGTAGGATCTTCCTCTGCTTCTTCAGCATGTTCCTCCACATTTTCATCACTGCCTCCATCAGCTCCATCTTCATCTGCTTGTTCCTCCACATCATCATCCATCTCTTCCATGTAATTGTCCTCATCTAGATCCACCCGCTCATCAACTTCCG
Protein-coding regions in this window:
- the LOC133717390 gene encoding uncharacterized protein LOC133717390; translation: MYVAGATRKPKPHTTTMWSSHYLSPPTPLHPLIPLPLTVVSAKSQPQPGQDLGGLGRSFLTKLKPNPKPTNITAVPKQQKQKQEDSSRQISGSEVLFAMQKAAAKKRKETRKKKTKTSAEGLSSAGRHREEEEDEVDYSKVRPLCLKSDWGRRLDELEMRLQQLSSKTI
- the LOC133715551 gene encoding heterogeneous nuclear ribonucleoprotein Q encodes the protein MAEGAEVDERVDLDEDNYMEEMDDDVEEQADEDGADGGSDENVEEHAEEAEEDPTTGASEKEHSPEPYGSENGGELVEDEEKPSASLSQEEKEKHAQLLALPPYGSEVFIGGLPKDASEEELRELCSEIGEILEIRLMQDRETGESKGYAFIGFKSKEVAQTAIEELHNKAFKGKTLRCSISETKHRLFIGNVPKIWTEDEFRKVIEEVGPGVEHIELIKDPQNPSRNRGFAFVLYYNNACADYSRQKMSNSSFKLEGNTPTVTWADPKSTSDHSAAAQVKALYVKNIPENTSTETLKEIFQRHGEVIKVVMPPGKGGQGKRDFGFVHYAERSSALKAVKDSEKYEIDGHPLEVVLAKPQTDKKSDGAYPYNAGPHTNHAPHPGYGGFAGNPYGSAGAGFGVTPAFQQPMIYGRGPMPSGMQMVPMVLPDGRIGYVLQQPGVQMPPPRPRRGDRNNGPSGQPGRGGGSSDEGNRGRRYRPY